Proteins encoded in a region of the Triticum dicoccoides isolate Atlit2015 ecotype Zavitan chromosome 3A, WEW_v2.0, whole genome shotgun sequence genome:
- the LOC119273158 gene encoding UPF0481 protein At3g47200-like, whose product MATANQTIVPPTARPPASSAQPAYAWPASSFELPTRRSRIRPFVILICAIIRMANEVNRHSMRSPLRAFRPSRFVTATLDGEAGASTSSARAWTLPSKILQVAELRSQDGCIWRVDGAATLPDEACTPLVVVLGPLFKRAKRLTVEGTKLKYTHNLIRRAHQDVEEKLTAYLTHIGSMEAQILQRYDPMELEYTATGTDLVETMVLDGLFIIEVLINHWTRKRDQEPISVEMNMIDFTTQPLRWEPNALRLDLIVVQNQIPFFVLEKLFCMTDIPELGENQKKPTKLKQIILDYLIGDTNDAGLADYQGPVYHILHLVYLYLTFSRASALPVNMDTRTWDKLAHKAMDLRALFKRTFSCSSNLLPVGWKQWKVIPPLRELVRVGVKLKRAETAWFAQVKFNKKGVLEIPPLAWGRYHIRLLTNLVVLEMSGWWPADNRLFCSYVRFMAELIVNKKDATLLFKKGIIQEINEHDIDKNLLNPFRILADYSHGSKYDFHFNGLVDGIIKCYQKWSNVDA is encoded by the coding sequence ATGGCCACCGCCAACCAGACAATAGTGCCACCGACGGCACGGCCACCAGCATCCTCCGCTCAGCCAGCCTACGCCTGGCCAGCATCCTCCTTTGAGCTACCAACACGACGCTCTAGGATTAGACCTTTCGTCATACTCATCTGCGCCATCATCCGAATGGCCAATGAAGTGAACCGACACAGCATGCGATCCCCTCTACGAGCCTTCCGGCCTTCGAGATTTGTAACGGCAACCCTCGACGGCGAGGCTGGGGCGAGCACGAGCAGTGCGCGAGCATGGACCCTGCCGTCTAAAATCCTTCAGGTCGCCGAGCTGCGATCCCAGGACGGCTGCATCTGGCGGGTGGACGGCGCAGCAACCTTACCAGACGAGGCGTGCACCCCATTGGTGGTGGTCCTTGGCCCGCTCTTCAAGAGGGCCAAACGGTTGACGGTGGAGGGGACCAAGCTGAAGTACACGCACAACCTCATCCGTAGAGCGCACCAAGACGTCGAGGAGAAGCTGACAGCGTACCTCACCCACATCGGCTCCATGGAAGCCCAGATACTGCAGCGCTACGACCCCATGGAACTGGAGTACACAGCCACCGGAACAGATCTGGTGGAGACGATGGTGCTCGACGGCCTCTTCATCATCGAGGTGCTCATCAACCACTGGACGAGGAAGAGAGACCAAGAGCCAATCTCGGTAGAGATGAATATGATCGACTTCACTACACAACCGCTCAGATGGGAGCCTAACGCACTTCGTTTGGACCTGATAGTCGTCCAAAACCAGATTCCCTTCTTCGTGCTGGAGAAGCTATTCTGCATGACTGACATCCCCGAGCTTGGTGAGAATCAGAAGAAGCCCACCAAGCTCAAACAAATCATACTTGATTATCTGATCGGCGATACAAATGATGCAGGACTAGCCGATTACCAAGGCCCAGTATATCACATCCTGCATCTGGTGTATTTATACCTCACATTTTCGAGAGCTTCAGCACTCCCGGTGAACATGGACACGCGGACCTGGGACAAGTTGGCACACAAGGCCATGGATCTCCGCGCGCTTTTTAAGCGGACCTTCTCGTGCTCCTCAAACCTACTACCTGTTGGTTGGAAACAGTGGAAGGTGATCCCCCCATTGCGGGAGCTCGTTCGAGTTGGAGTGAAGCTAAAGAGGGCAGAGACAGCCTGGTTCGCCCAAGTAAAGTTCAATAAGAAGGGAGTTCTAGAGATCCCACCCTTAGCATGGGGGCGGTATCACATTAGGCTGCTCACCAACCTGGTGGTTCTCGAGATGTCTGGATGGTGGCCTGCTGACAATCGCCTTTTCTGTAGCTATGTGAGATTTATGGCCGAGCTCATCGTGAACAAGAAGGATGCTACGCTTCTCTTCAAGAAGGGCATCATCCAGGAGATCAACGAACATGACATCGACAAGAACTTGCTTAACCCATTTCGAATTCTTGCAGACTATAGCCATGGCTCCAAGTATGATTTCCACTTCAACGGCCTTGTTGACGGCATTATTAAGTGCTACCAGAAATGGAGCAACGTCGATGCGTAG